A genomic stretch from Thauera sp. GDN1 includes:
- a CDS encoding fructosamine kinase family protein: protein MSATPPSAANHPALPAVEQAIRTRTGNAFRIAAAHPVGGGSIHTALRVEDRSGAACFVKLADAGSAAMFAAEVDGLAAIAASGSFRTPAVIACGTAGAHAFLVLEHLELRPLQSAADGVRFADALVRLHRDRGERFGWHRDNFIGRTPQPNTPHANWAHFFVEHRLRPQFALARAQGFDAELHRQGERLFDRVPALFLDYRPQESLLHGDLWHGNAALLADGTPVVFDPAVHRGDRESDLAMSELFGGFPSSFYAEYRLSWPLHEDYEQRKLLYSLYHMLNHLNLFGRAYQREALRLATRLNQELAQRRD from the coding sequence ATGTCCGCGACGCCGCCCTCCGCAGCGAACCACCCCGCACTGCCTGCCGTCGAGCAGGCGATCCGCACCCGCACCGGCAATGCCTTCCGCATCGCCGCAGCCCACCCGGTCGGCGGCGGCAGCATCCACACCGCGCTGCGCGTCGAGGACCGATCCGGTGCAGCCTGCTTCGTCAAGCTCGCCGACGCCGGCAGCGCAGCGATGTTCGCTGCCGAGGTCGACGGCCTCGCCGCGATCGCCGCCAGCGGCAGCTTCCGCACACCGGCGGTGATCGCCTGCGGCACCGCAGGCGCGCACGCCTTCCTGGTGCTCGAACACCTCGAACTGCGCCCGCTGCAGTCCGCCGCGGACGGCGTCCGCTTCGCCGATGCGCTGGTGCGCCTGCACCGCGACCGCGGCGAGCGCTTCGGCTGGCACCGCGACAACTTCATCGGCCGCACGCCGCAGCCCAACACGCCGCACGCCAACTGGGCGCACTTCTTCGTCGAGCACCGCCTGCGCCCGCAGTTCGCGCTCGCCCGCGCACAGGGCTTCGACGCCGAACTTCACCGCCAGGGCGAACGCCTGTTCGATCGCGTCCCCGCCCTGTTCCTCGACTACCGCCCGCAGGAGAGCCTGCTCCACGGCGACCTGTGGCACGGCAACGCGGCGCTGCTGGCCGACGGCACGCCGGTGGTCTTCGACCCCGCGGTGCACCGCGGCGACCGCGAGTCCGACCTCGCGATGAGCGAACTCTTCGGCGGTTTCCCGTCCAGCTTCTACGCCGAGTACCGCCTGTCCTGGCCGCTGCACGAGGACTACGAGCAGAGGAAGCTGCTGTACAGCCTTTACCACATGCTCAACCACCTGAACCTCTTCGGCCGCGCCTACCAGCGCGAGGCGCTGCGGCTGGCGACGCGGCTCAACCAGGAACTCGCCCAGCGCAGGGATTGA